The sequence below is a genomic window from Desulfomonile tiedjei.
AGGACTGGTTGTCGTGTTGTGAACGAAAATAAGCGAGTACCGGATACGATAGGTGGATCTCAAGGAATTCCGCGGACCAAAGCTCCCACTCGTGGAGAAGCTGCTCCAATTCCTCCATTCCATGTGTGTCTTTGTGTCGGAACAACATTTCCGCCGCAGTCGGAGGTGAACCCGCCCGCGCATCCAGCAGGGAGATGCTTACCTCTCGGCGGGAAAAGGATTGATTAAGCGGAGGTACATATCCGATGATCAAAGCCAGAAACGCGAACCCCATACCTGCTTCCATTACGACAAGGAATCTCGCGAGCGCGGTGCGAGGCGAAACATCACCTAATCCCAGGGTGAAAAAGGTTGTACCGCTCAGATACAGGTCCGTAAGGAAGCTCTGCCGACCGTCCGGGGTGTTAAGCTCGGACCCTGCGGCCCAGTGCAAACACGCGAAGCCGACCATCAAGCCCAGCGCCCACAAACCCACCAGTACCAACAAGGAAAGGGGACCGTAGAAACTAAAGTAGCCTTCCTTGCGTTTGCCAAACCACAATGAAGAAACCAAAGCAGAATATGCTACCCAAGTGTATCGGTAGAAAAGACGCGTGAGGCGAACGCGGCGAGTCACGCGACGCGGAAGAATAATTGTTTCAAACGCATCCCATAGCACGACCAGGATGAAGCCCCCTCCGAGCAACGCGGACAAAATTCTCACATTTACCCCCGATTCGGCTTCGGCCCCTACACTTGCCATGGAAGGAGCTTGTCCTTACTCGGAATCAAACACCGAAAGCATTGGTCAAAGCAATTGAAATTGAAACCGAAATCTTTTCCTCAATTCTGATCACAAAATTTCCGCAATACAATGCACAATGAATATTAAGCTCATTTCTTTTGAAGAGGCATTTGGATACTGTGACTCCTGAATCGCGAGCACAGTTCCGAAAAAGTCATCATCTTTTGTGAATGTGGGGCGTAGGATACCTGGCATTACATGCGTCAACAGCGATAGACCTCTCCAGCTGCACGGAATTCCGTTCCCCATTTGAGCGTTGGTGCACTGTCCATTGACTTTTGAACAACCAACGATTTTAATAAAGATTGTCGGTGTTCAGACCTGCAAGAGAGGAGAGCCTTATGGCGCCAAAGCCCGATCGTCGCGAGTTCTTGCGTTGCGGCCTGGTAACTACAGCCGCTTTGATGACAACCGGCTCCGTGGGACTATTCAATGTCAAGGATTCTTATGCGGAGCAAAGCCCCGACCTGGTTATTTCTCATGGCGGCAACCCCGCTGCCTTGGCCCGATCCGCGGTAGACG
It includes:
- a CDS encoding two pore domain potassium channel family protein — its product is MRILSALLGGGFILVVLWDAFETIILPRRVTRRVRLTRLFYRYTWVAYSALVSSLWFGKRKEGYFSFYGPLSLLVLVGLWALGLMVGFACLHWAAGSELNTPDGRQSFLTDLYLSGTTFFTLGLGDVSPRTALARFLVVMEAGMGFAFLALIIGYVPPLNQSFSRREVSISLLDARAGSPPTAAEMLFRHKDTHGMEELEQLLHEWELWSAEFLEIHLSYPVLAYFRSQHDNQSWLAALTTVLDASALVMTGVEGACRRQAQRTFAMARHAVVDLAIVFYTPPLEPERDRLSPAELAHLRSTLAASGLKLREGSDADGQLKELRGMYEPYIYSLSQYFRISVPPWIRATSHPDNWQMSVWEPPSRPFRKRGGGHF